From Senegalia massiliensis, a single genomic window includes:
- a CDS encoding peptidylprolyl isomerase, producing MIKNKRVIWALILLITVSVFISACSDEKTEEAVAKVNDENITEDELDKYVDYRKKEAELSGYIAPEMWDQVIEGSEFTYEQQLKQSSLQDLINQRVLLQKADDEEIEVTDKELDKELEEFRNTEETKKNFNDYLDQLGISEEYFEEMYKQGMKINKLMDKLVKIDEESVKEEYEANKESYDKIQASHILVDTTEEAEEVKSKIEEGKDFAELAKKYSTDPSAEQNAGNLGFFGKDANLVPEFKDAAFKLKKGEVSEPIKSEYGYHIIKVTDEKKGLEANEEEIKEKLKGEKFNERAQELIEEADTEILIDFEKEAEKNKENNTDENSEEEKKDDNNSEESQNQDENKENQQQESE from the coding sequence TTGATTAAAAATAAAAGAGTGATTTGGGCTTTGATATTGCTAATCACAGTATCTGTATTTATATCAGCATGTAGCGATGAAAAAACAGAAGAAGCTGTTGCAAAAGTTAATGATGAAAATATTACAGAAGATGAACTTGATAAATATGTAGATTATAGAAAGAAAGAAGCAGAGTTAAGTGGTTATATTGCTCCTGAAATGTGGGATCAAGTTATAGAAGGCAGTGAATTCACTTATGAGCAACAATTAAAGCAAAGCTCGTTACAAGATTTAATAAATCAAAGAGTGTTACTTCAAAAAGCTGATGATGAAGAAATTGAAGTAACAGATAAAGAATTAGATAAAGAATTAGAAGAATTTAGAAATACAGAAGAAACAAAAAAGAATTTTAATGATTATTTAGACCAACTAGGAATTTCAGAAGAATATTTTGAAGAAATGTATAAACAAGGTATGAAAATTAATAAACTTATGGATAAATTAGTTAAAATAGATGAAGAGTCTGTAAAAGAAGAGTATGAAGCTAATAAAGAATCATATGACAAAATACAAGCAAGTCATATTTTAGTAGATACTACAGAAGAAGCAGAAGAAGTTAAAAGCAAGATAGAAGAAGGGAAAGATTTTGCAGAACTTGCAAAAAAATATTCTACTGATCCAAGTGCAGAACAAAATGCAGGGAACTTAGGATTTTTTGGTAAAGATGCAAATTTAGTTCCAGAATTTAAAGATGCAGCATTTAAACTTAAAAAGGGAGAAGTATCAGAACCAATAAAAAGTGAATATGGATATCACATAATAAAAGTTACTGATGAGAAAAAAGGATTAGAAGCAAATGAGGAAGAAATAAAAGAAAAATTAAAAGGCGAGAAATTTAATGAAAGAGCTCAAGAGTTAATAGAAGAAGCAGATACAGAGATATTGATTGATTTTGAAAAAGAAGCAGAAAAAAATAAAGAAAATAATACTGATGAAAATTCAGAAGAAGAAAAGAAAGATGATAACAATTCAGAAGAAAGTCAAAATCAAGATGAAAACAAAGAAAATCAACAACAAGAAAGCGAATAA
- the mfd gene encoding transcription-repair coupling factor has translation MNVFKEQLNNLASYNELIKNLKNKLSPISLHGLSKENISHIAYAVKEDLKGQVLIITYDELRAKSIIEDLALFDAQNSEIYPARQLVFYDFDAVSHDISNQRLKVLDRLINEENIIVVASIESILNRVMKKDIFKKYKKEINFGDSLNLDEIINSLIVQGYERVDMIEGHGQFSVRGGIIDFFPTTNEYPFRVELFDDEVDSIRTFSLKDQRSIENFTVAKITPAKEIFIEEQFKESIKEKIKKELNSTLKKFKLNKEEQKAENLEEKFKYYIERIDSNLSIENLDIILPYMIENLSNIITYIKSNSTILVDEPNRISENIKSLNDDFLEKYRDLYESGEVLNSHKDIFYNYEQIIEMLNSRNVVTMTGLLKNNKDFKPKKIVSISTKSVQAFHSKLDILKDELNRLRYKGYKIVILSGTDERGKRLSKNLKEKSIDNIYSDTYDIDIKTGQVVIVPGTIASGFEYPDIKFMIISDKEVFGTIKRKRRKKNKKDQKNISSFRDLKVGDYVVHENHGIGKYIGMEQLVVDGIKKDYLSVRYSGKDRLYIPVDQMDLIQKYIGSEVGKTKVSKLGSGEWARTKSKVKKAIKEMAIDLLELYAKRRTVKGFSFSKDQPWQNQFEDTFPYEETEDQIKCIEDIKSDMEKPSPMDRLLCGDVGYGKTEVALRAAFKATLDGKQVAMLVPTTILAQQHFNTMVERFSDFPINVEMLSRFRTPKRQKEIIKDLKSGNIDVIVGTHRLLTKDVKYKDLGLLIVDEEQRFGVKHKETIKEIKESVDVLTLTATPIPRTLHMALIGARDMSVIEEPPEERYPVQTYVVEYNENMIKEAILKEVNRKGQVYFVYNRVRGIRKIAARLKELLPEIRIVVAHGQMSERELEKVMLDFMNGEYDVLVCTTIIETGLDISNVNTMIIYDADKMGLSQLYQLRGRVGRSNRIAFSYFTYEKDKVLTEVAEKRLKAIKEFTEFGSGFKIAMRDLEIRGAGNILGAEQHGHMTLIGYDLYVKYLEETVNKLKGNIDTERVETTVEVNVDAYIPNKYIQNAEQKIRMYKRITSIDDKEEYRDLLEELIDRYGDIPRPVDNLLRIGYIKSIANKLMFTNLSQKDDILILEFDKNSKMNPEMINALYDSFGRRMTFDLSSTPAVKYKLNNTSQDKILTALEEIFEKIKSLKN, from the coding sequence ATGAATGTGTTTAAAGAGCAATTGAATAATCTTGCTTCTTACAATGAATTAATAAAAAATTTAAAAAATAAATTGTCACCTATATCTCTTCATGGATTATCTAAAGAAAATATATCACATATAGCATATGCTGTAAAAGAAGATTTAAAAGGACAAGTGCTTATAATAACTTATGATGAATTAAGAGCTAAATCAATAATAGAAGATTTAGCATTGTTTGATGCACAAAATTCTGAGATTTATCCTGCTAGACAATTAGTTTTTTATGATTTTGATGCAGTTAGTCATGATATTTCAAACCAAAGACTTAAAGTATTAGATAGACTTATTAATGAAGAAAATATCATAGTAGTTGCGAGTATTGAATCTATTTTAAATAGAGTTATGAAAAAGGATATATTTAAGAAATATAAGAAAGAAATAAATTTTGGTGATAGCTTAAATTTAGATGAAATTATAAATTCACTTATAGTTCAAGGATATGAAAGAGTAGATATGATAGAAGGACATGGGCAGTTTAGTGTAAGAGGTGGAATAATAGATTTCTTTCCTACAACAAATGAATATCCTTTTAGAGTTGAATTATTTGATGATGAGGTAGATTCTATAAGAACATTTAGCTTGAAAGATCAACGTTCAATAGAAAACTTTACTGTGGCTAAAATTACTCCAGCTAAAGAAATATTTATAGAAGAACAGTTTAAAGAAAGTATAAAAGAAAAAATTAAAAAAGAGTTAAATAGTACGTTAAAGAAATTTAAATTAAATAAAGAAGAACAAAAAGCTGAAAATTTAGAAGAAAAATTTAAATACTATATTGAACGAATTGATAGTAATCTTTCAATAGAAAATTTAGATATTATATTACCTTATATGATAGAAAATTTATCTAATATAATTACTTATATTAAAAGTAATAGTACAATTTTAGTAGATGAACCAAATAGAATAAGTGAAAATATAAAGTCATTAAATGATGATTTTTTAGAAAAATATAGAGATCTTTATGAATCAGGTGAGGTATTAAATTCCCATAAAGATATTTTTTATAATTATGAACAAATAATTGAAATGTTAAATTCTAGAAATGTAGTTACTATGACTGGATTACTTAAAAATAATAAGGATTTTAAACCTAAAAAGATAGTAAGTATATCTACTAAATCTGTTCAAGCATTTCATAGTAAACTGGATATATTAAAAGATGAATTGAATCGTTTAAGATATAAAGGATATAAAATAGTTATATTATCAGGAACTGATGAAAGGGGAAAGAGATTATCTAAAAATTTAAAAGAAAAGAGTATAGATAATATTTATTCTGATACTTATGATATAGATATAAAGACAGGCCAAGTAGTTATAGTTCCCGGAACTATAGCATCTGGTTTTGAGTATCCTGATATTAAATTTATGATAATAAGCGATAAAGAAGTTTTTGGAACTATAAAAAGAAAAAGAAGAAAGAAAAATAAAAAAGATCAAAAAAATATAAGCTCCTTTAGAGATTTAAAAGTAGGAGACTATGTAGTACATGAAAATCATGGTATAGGTAAATATATTGGAATGGAACAACTAGTAGTAGATGGAATAAAAAAAGATTACCTATCTGTAAGATATTCAGGAAAAGATAGACTATATATACCAGTTGATCAAATGGATTTAATTCAAAAATATATTGGAAGTGAAGTAGGCAAAACTAAAGTAAGTAAATTAGGAAGTGGAGAATGGGCTAGAACTAAAAGTAAAGTTAAAAAAGCTATAAAAGAAATGGCAATAGACCTATTAGAGCTTTATGCAAAAAGAAGAACAGTAAAAGGCTTTAGTTTTTCTAAAGATCAACCTTGGCAAAATCAATTTGAAGACACATTTCCATATGAAGAAACAGAAGATCAAATTAAATGTATAGAAGATATTAAAAGTGATATGGAAAAACCATCTCCTATGGATAGACTACTATGTGGAGATGTAGGATATGGAAAAACAGAGGTAGCTCTGAGAGCTGCATTTAAAGCTACTTTAGATGGCAAACAAGTAGCCATGCTTGTACCTACTACAATACTTGCACAACAGCATTTTAATACTATGGTAGAAAGATTTAGTGATTTTCCTATTAATGTTGAAATGCTAAGTCGCTTTAGAACACCTAAAAGACAAAAAGAGATAATTAAAGATTTAAAAAGTGGAAATATAGATGTAATAGTTGGTACACATAGACTACTTACGAAAGATGTAAAATATAAGGACTTAGGACTCTTGATTGTAGATGAAGAGCAAAGATTTGGTGTAAAACATAAAGAGACAATAAAAGAAATAAAAGAATCAGTAGATGTATTAACACTTACTGCTACTCCTATACCAAGAACCCTTCATATGGCACTAATAGGAGCAAGGGACATGTCTGTAATAGAAGAACCACCTGAAGAAAGATATCCTGTTCAAACTTATGTAGTTGAGTATAATGAAAATATGATCAAGGAAGCTATATTAAAAGAAGTAAATAGAAAAGGTCAAGTATATTTTGTATATAATAGAGTTCGTGGTATCAGAAAAATTGCAGCTAGATTAAAGGAATTATTGCCTGAAATAAGAATAGTTGTAGCTCATGGTCAGATGAGTGAAAGAGAACTTGAAAAAGTAATGCTTGATTTCATGAATGGTGAATATGATGTATTAGTTTGTACTACTATAATTGAAACTGGACTTGATATATCAAATGTAAATACTATGATAATATACGATGCAGATAAAATGGGATTATCTCAATTATATCAATTAAGAGGTAGAGTTGGTAGATCAAATAGAATTGCATTTTCTTATTTTACTTATGAAAAAGATAAGGTGTTAACAGAAGTAGCTGAAAAAAGGTTAAAAGCTATAAAAGAATTTACAGAGTTTGGATCAGGCTTTAAGATAGCTATGAGAGATTTAGAAATAAGAGGTGCTGGAAACATATTAGGAGCGGAACAACATGGACATATGACTTTAATAGGATATGATTTATATGTTAAATACTTAGAAGAAACAGTAAATAAATTAAAAGGTAATATTGATACTGAAAGAGTAGAAACTACAGTAGAAGTTAATGTGGATGCTTACATTCCTAATAAATATATACAAAATGCAGAACAAAAAATAAGGATGTATAAGAGAATTACATCTATTGATGATAAAGAAGAATATAGAGATTTATTAGAAGAGTTAATTGATAGATATGGCGATATACCAAGACCTGTAGATAATTTACTTAGGATTGGATATATAAAATCTATTGCAAACAAATTGATGTTCACAAATCTGTCACAAAAGGATGATATTCTTATACTTGAATTTGATAAAAATTCTAAGATGAATCCTGAAATGATAAATGCATTATATGATAGTTTTGGACGAAGGATGACATTTGATTTATCTAGTACTCCTGCAGTGAAATATAAACTTAATAATACTTCACAAGATAAGATACTTACAGCATTAGAAGAGATATTTGAAAAGATAAAGAGTTTAAAGAACTAA
- the pth gene encoding aminoacyl-tRNA hydrolase → MKKLYLVVGLGNPGKKYSNTKHNVGFDTIDILSERLGVKVNKIKHQSVYGEANIKGEKVLLIKPQTYMNDSGITVRGFSDFYKLPVENIIVIYDDIDIPVGNLRIRKKGSAGSHNGMKSVIYHLKDDKFPRIRIGIGKPNYDKDLISHVLGGFNKEDRELIDEAILNAAKAVEEIMNSDIERAMNMYNS, encoded by the coding sequence TTGAAAAAGTTGTATTTAGTAGTAGGCCTGGGTAATCCAGGAAAGAAGTATAGTAATACTAAGCATAATGTAGGTTTTGATACTATAGATATTTTATCTGAAAGACTAGGAGTTAAAGTAAATAAGATAAAGCATCAATCTGTATATGGAGAAGCTAATATAAAGGGAGAAAAAGTATTGCTTATAAAACCTCAAACCTATATGAATGACAGTGGTATTACAGTTAGAGGATTTTCAGATTTTTATAAGCTTCCTGTAGAAAATATTATTGTAATTTATGATGATATAGATATACCTGTTGGTAATCTTAGGATTAGGAAAAAAGGTAGTGCAGGAAGTCATAATGGAATGAAATCAGTAATATATCATTTAAAAGATGATAAATTTCCAAGAATTAGAATTGGTATAGGGAAACCTAATTATGATAAAGATTTAATTAGTCATGTTTTAGGTGGATTTAACAAAGAAGATAGAGAATTAATTGATGAAGCTATTTTAAATGCTGCTAAAGCAGTAGAAGAAATTATGAATTCAGATATAGAACGAGCAATGAATATGTATAATAGTTAA
- a CDS encoding ribose-phosphate diphosphokinase, whose translation MQVMGRDIKIFSGNANKKLAEKICEEAGVTLGDSEVTRFSDGEISVNINETVRGADVFVIQPTNPPVNENLMELLIMIDALKRASAGRINAVIPYYGYARQDRKVKARDPITSKLIADLVSVAGADRVVAIDLHATQLQGYFDIPVDHLLGVPILARDCIDKGRINNDTVIVSPDIGGVRRARNFASIVDLPIAIIEKRRPKANVAEVMNIIGDVKNKDVIIVDDIIDTAGSMAKAAKVLKDFGAKKVYAACTHPVLSGPAIERLKDSMIEKLIVTDSIPLPEEKQIDKIEVVSIAPLFADAINRIYANKSVSKLFK comes from the coding sequence ATGCAAGTGATGGGAAGAGACATTAAGATTTTTTCAGGTAATGCAAATAAAAAATTGGCTGAAAAAATTTGTGAAGAAGCAGGAGTGACTTTAGGTGATTCTGAAGTAACTAGATTTAGCGACGGTGAAATATCAGTAAATATAAATGAAACTGTAAGAGGTGCAGATGTATTTGTAATACAACCAACAAACCCTCCTGTAAATGAGAATCTTATGGAGCTTTTAATAATGATTGATGCATTAAAAAGAGCATCAGCAGGTAGAATTAATGCAGTAATACCTTATTATGGGTATGCTAGACAAGATAGAAAAGTAAAAGCAAGAGATCCAATTACATCTAAATTAATAGCAGATTTAGTTTCTGTAGCAGGTGCAGATAGAGTAGTTGCAATTGATTTACATGCAACTCAGTTACAAGGGTATTTTGATATACCAGTAGATCATTTATTAGGCGTTCCAATTCTTGCAAGAGATTGTATAGACAAAGGTAGAATTAACAATGATACTGTTATAGTTTCACCTGATATAGGAGGAGTTAGAAGAGCAAGAAACTTTGCAAGTATAGTTGACTTACCTATAGCTATAATAGAAAAGAGAAGACCTAAAGCAAATGTAGCTGAGGTTATGAATATAATTGGAGATGTAAAGAATAAAGATGTAATAATAGTAGATGATATTATTGATACTGCTGGTTCTATGGCAAAAGCAGCTAAAGTATTAAAGGATTTTGGAGCTAAAAAAGTATATGCAGCTTGTACTCATCCAGTATTATCAGGTCCTGCTATAGAAAGATTAAAAGATTCAATGATAGAGAAATTAATAGTAACAGATTCTATACCTTTACCTGAAGAAAAACAAATAGACAAAATTGAAGTAGTATCAATAGCACCTTTATTTGCAGATGCTATAAATAGAATATATGCAAACAAATCAGTAAGTAAACTTTTCAAGTAA
- the glmU gene encoding bifunctional UDP-N-acetylglucosamine diphosphorylase/glucosamine-1-phosphate N-acetyltransferase GlmU has product MIISVILAAGEGTRMKSNIPKVAHRVCGKPMASHVIEAAKGAGCEKNIVIVGHGKEKVKEVLSGNDIEFVTQPTGKDVPYGTGYAVMQSQNYISDNDRVIILTGDTPLIEGNTLKDLVDYSFKNDLDAVVLTAEFEDATGYGRIKREKNGNIIGIIEHKDATEEEREIKEINSGIFMFKGNALKYALNNLTNDNSQNEYYITDAIKILSDNGYNVDGFILKDNTEILGVNSKVQLSDAEEIMRKKINEYHMLNGVTLIDPKATYIEKGVEIGTDTIVYPGAVIRGKTKIGKECIIEGSSNITDTVLGDRINVKSSTLIESIVGDDTKIGPNAYLRPKSNIGKNVKIGDFVEVKNANIGNNSKASHLSYIGDADVGENVNIGCGVVFVNYDGKNKFRSSVGNNAFIGSNSNLVAPVTVRNNGYIAAGSTITEEVMEGDLSIARARQVNKPGWVFKNDKNK; this is encoded by the coding sequence ATGATAATTTCTGTAATACTAGCAGCTGGCGAAGGTACAAGAATGAAGTCAAATATACCTAAGGTAGCTCATCGTGTGTGTGGAAAACCTATGGCAAGTCATGTGATTGAAGCAGCTAAAGGCGCTGGTTGTGAAAAAAACATAGTAATTGTAGGTCATGGTAAAGAGAAAGTTAAAGAAGTGTTAAGTGGAAATGATATAGAATTTGTAACTCAACCTACAGGTAAAGATGTACCTTATGGTACAGGTTATGCAGTAATGCAATCACAAAATTATATATCAGATAATGATCGAGTAATAATACTTACAGGAGATACTCCATTAATAGAAGGAAATACTTTAAAAGATCTTGTGGATTATAGTTTCAAAAATGATTTAGATGCTGTAGTACTCACAGCAGAATTTGAAGATGCAACAGGCTATGGTAGAATAAAAAGAGAAAAAAATGGCAATATAATAGGTATAATAGAACATAAAGATGCAACAGAAGAGGAACGTGAGATAAAAGAGATTAATTCAGGTATTTTTATGTTTAAAGGTAATGCTCTTAAATATGCCTTAAATAATTTGACAAACGATAACTCTCAGAATGAATACTATATAACCGATGCAATAAAAATATTATCAGATAATGGATATAATGTAGATGGGTTTATACTAAAAGACAATACTGAAATACTTGGAGTGAATTCAAAAGTCCAATTATCAGATGCTGAAGAAATTATGAGAAAGAAAATTAATGAGTATCATATGTTAAATGGTGTAACTTTGATAGATCCTAAAGCTACATATATAGAAAAAGGTGTAGAGATAGGTACAGATACTATAGTTTATCCTGGAGCAGTTATTAGAGGAAAAACTAAGATAGGTAAAGAGTGTATTATAGAGGGAAGTTCAAATATCACAGATACAGTTCTTGGTGACAGAATAAATGTAAAATCATCTACACTTATAGAAAGTATTGTTGGTGATGACACTAAAATAGGACCAAATGCTTATTTAAGACCTAAAAGTAATATAGGTAAAAATGTTAAAATTGGTGACTTTGTTGAAGTTAAAAATGCTAATATAGGTAATAACTCTAAAGCATCTCATCTTTCATATATTGGTGATGCAGATGTAGGAGAAAATGTAAATATTGGTTGTGGAGTAGTCTTCGTAAACTATGATGGCAAAAATAAATTTAGATCTAGTGTGGGTAATAATGCATTTATAGGCAGTAACTCGAATTTAGTAGCACCAGTTACTGTTAGAAATAATGGATATATAGCAGCAGGCTCTACTATTACAGAAGAAGTAATGGAAGGAGACTTATCTATAGCACGTGCTAGACAAGTAAATAAACCCGGATGGGTTTTTAAAAATGATAAAAATAAATAA
- the spoVG gene encoding septation regulator SpoVG has protein sequence MKVTDVRIRKINRTGKMKAIVSVTFDEEFVVHDIKIIEGLNGLFVAMPSRKMSDGEFRDISHPINSDTRAKIQEAVFKEYEAQLDVESEELA, from the coding sequence GTGAAGGTAACAGATGTAAGAATCAGAAAAATCAACAGAACAGGAAAGATGAAAGCCATAGTTTCTGTAACTTTTGATGAAGAATTTGTAGTCCATGATATCAAAATAATAGAAGGATTAAATGGACTTTTTGTAGCTATGCCAAGTAGAAAGATGTCTGATGGAGAATTTAGAGATATTTCTCACCCTATCAATTCAGATACTAGAGCTAAAATTCAGGAAGCTGTTTTCAAAGAGTATGAAGCTCAATTAGATGTAGAAAGCGAAGAATTAGCCTAA
- the purR gene encoding pur operon repressor, translating to MKKFNRKDRLAAIMNILTEKTNHVFTYKYFTTMFETAKSSISEDIMMIKQLVETLELGKIVTIAGASGGVKFIPIISKNNTEIFLDDLASRLMDESRIITGGFIYMSDILYSPDISYKIGRIFATKFWEQNIDYVVTMETKGIPLATMTAKILDVPLVIIRKNLKITEGATVSINYISGSTKKIQTMFLTKKALKENSKVLIIDDFMKAGGTAKGIKDMMNEFNAEVVGTGVLINTPDPEEKLIDDYIALLNLKTINTSENKIRITPNKSIF from the coding sequence TTGAAAAAATTTAACAGGAAAGATAGATTAGCTGCAATAATGAATATACTTACTGAAAAAACAAATCACGTATTTACTTACAAATATTTTACTACCATGTTTGAAACTGCAAAATCAAGCATAAGTGAAGATATTATGATGATTAAACAATTAGTTGAAACTCTAGAATTAGGTAAAATAGTAACAATAGCTGGTGCCAGTGGTGGGGTTAAATTTATACCAATTATTTCTAAAAACAACACAGAAATTTTTTTGGATGATTTAGCTAGTAGGTTAATGGATGAAAGTAGGATTATAACAGGTGGATTTATATATATGTCAGATATACTTTATTCTCCTGATATATCATATAAAATAGGACGTATATTTGCTACTAAATTTTGGGAACAAAATATAGATTATGTAGTTACTATGGAGACTAAAGGTATACCACTTGCTACTATGACTGCTAAAATATTAGATGTTCCATTAGTTATAATAAGAAAAAATTTAAAAATAACTGAAGGAGCTACTGTTAGCATAAATTACATATCAGGTTCTACAAAAAAAATTCAAACTATGTTTTTAACGAAAAAGGCTTTAAAAGAAAATTCAAAGGTACTAATAATAGATGACTTCATGAAAGCAGGTGGTACTGCTAAAGGAATAAAAGATATGATGAACGAATTTAATGCAGAGGTAGTTGGCACAGGAGTACTTATAAACACACCAGATCCGGAAGAAAAGTTAATAGATGATTATATTGCATTATTAAATTTAAAAACCATAAATACTTCAGAAAATAAAATTAGAATAACTCCTAACAAGTCAATTTTTTAA
- the murC gene encoding UDP-N-acetylmuramate--L-alanine ligase, translating into MLNFDINKSNYKRIHFIGIGGISMSGLAEILLNKNYIVTGSDMNNSKIIEKLINDGATIHIGHNSKNIKDVDLIVYTSAIGEDNSEYIFAKENKIPMMDRATFLGELMKSYKDSIAVAGTHGKTTTTGMIASILSISLLDSTILLGGELDSIGGNVKIGDNKLLLTEACEYKENFLKFNPTIGIILNIDEDHLDYFTGMDHIKNTFKKFNNLSLEGGYSIVNGDDENIKAIINKNKNIITFGISKENDYHATNIKYNDKGYGEYDLYINNKFVDHIKLSVVGEHNIYNSLSAIAATFISGVDMESIKDGLKIYKGTHRRFEDKGVVKGIQLIDDYAHHPTEIKATLNSIGDKYNKIYCVFQPHTYTRTKSLLKEFGKCFKGADKIIITDIYAAREKNTGIVNSKQLVDEINHNGQDSIFIETFDEVVNFLQKTVDKGDLIITVGAGDVYKVGDMFKTKINK; encoded by the coding sequence ATGTTAAATTTTGATATAAATAAGTCTAATTATAAAAGAATACATTTTATAGGTATTGGTGGAATTAGTATGAGTGGCCTTGCTGAAATTTTATTAAATAAAAATTATATTGTAACTGGTTCTGACATGAATAATTCTAAAATAATAGAAAAACTAATAAATGATGGTGCTACCATACATATTGGTCATAATTCTAAAAATATAAAAGATGTTGACTTAATAGTCTATACTTCAGCTATTGGAGAAGACAACTCTGAATACATCTTTGCAAAAGAAAATAAAATACCTATGATGGATAGAGCAACTTTTCTTGGAGAATTAATGAAAAGCTATAAAGATTCTATAGCTGTAGCAGGAACTCACGGAAAGACTACTACTACTGGAATGATAGCATCTATTCTATCTATTTCATTATTAGATTCAACTATACTTTTAGGTGGAGAACTAGATTCTATTGGAGGAAATGTAAAAATTGGAGATAATAAATTACTTCTCACTGAAGCCTGTGAATATAAAGAAAACTTTTTAAAATTTAATCCAACTATAGGAATAATATTAAATATTGATGAAGATCATCTAGATTACTTCACTGGTATGGATCATATAAAAAATACATTTAAAAAGTTTAATAATTTATCCCTTGAAGGTGGATACTCAATTGTAAATGGTGATGATGAAAATATTAAAGCAATAATAAATAAGAATAAAAACATTATTACTTTCGGAATTTCAAAAGAAAATGATTACCATGCAACTAATATAAAATATAACGATAAAGGTTATGGTGAATACGATCTATATATAAATAATAAATTTGTAGATCACATAAAACTAAGTGTTGTAGGTGAACATAATATATATAATTCACTTTCTGCTATTGCAGCTACTTTTATATCAGGAGTAGATATGGAATCAATAAAAGATGGCTTAAAAATATATAAAGGAACCCATAGAAGATTTGAAGATAAAGGGGTAGTTAAAGGAATTCAATTAATAGATGATTATGCTCATCACCCTACTGAAATAAAAGCTACATTAAATTCTATAGGTGACAAATATAATAAAATTTATTGTGTTTTTCAACCACATACTTATACAAGAACTAAATCCCTTTTAAAAGAATTTGGCAAATGCTTTAAAGGAGCAGATAAGATAATTATTACAGATATTTACGCAGCAAGAGAAAAAAATACAGGAATAGTAAATTCTAAACAATTAGTTGATGAAATAAATCATAATGGTCAAGACAGTATTTTTATTGAAACTTTTGATGAAGTGGTTAATTTCTTACAAAAAACTGTGGATAAAGGTGATTTAATTATCACTGTAGGTGCTGGAGATGTGTATAAAGTTGGGGATA